In Aequorivita sp. H23M31, a single window of DNA contains:
- a CDS encoding T9SS type A sorting domain-containing protein yields MKTIRKIDIKPAILQVLFFLLFPMALMAQITNIPDPNFEQALIDLGIDSDGEVNGQVLTSDIETVVTLNLNHVQISDLTGLEDFAALEILDATGNSLTSLNVSQNVALRELYCSSDSAGFNMMITSLDLSNNVNLEVLYAENLIFLETLNLKNENNAILTVELSCGYEGEPCELTELTCVTVDNAAAATSNRPPYSNWYIAADFIYSEDCSLGVSSFEDQGFYIQQNPVGEKLGLVSKTFSGKTTFKIFNSEGRLLSIQDLLFEEQVSLDVSNLSNGMYFLNLSDENGNVAVKKFIKE; encoded by the coding sequence ATGAAAACTATACGAAAAATAGATATAAAACCCGCCATTCTTCAAGTACTTTTTTTTCTCCTATTCCCTATGGCATTAATGGCTCAAATCACCAACATTCCCGATCCAAATTTTGAGCAGGCCTTGATTGATTTGGGTATAGACAGTGATGGTGAAGTTAACGGGCAAGTATTGACAAGCGATATTGAAACAGTAGTTACGCTTAACCTAAATCATGTTCAAATAAGTGATTTAACAGGGTTAGAGGATTTTGCCGCCCTTGAAATTTTGGATGCGACAGGTAATTCCCTAACGTCCCTAAATGTCAGTCAGAATGTTGCATTAAGGGAACTTTATTGTAGTAGTGATTCAGCCGGATTCAATATGATGATTACTTCATTGGATCTGAGTAATAATGTCAATCTCGAAGTACTTTATGCGGAAAATCTAATCTTTTTGGAAACTTTGAACCTTAAAAATGAGAACAACGCTATTTTAACCGTGGAATTATCCTGTGGATATGAGGGTGAACCTTGTGAATTGACAGAATTAACATGTGTAACTGTTGATAATGCAGCAGCTGCGACCAGTAATCGACCTCCCTACTCCAATTGGTACATTGCTGCTGATTTTATATATTCTGAAGATTGCTCCCTAGGGGTTTCCTCATTTGAAGATCAGGGATTTTATATTCAGCAGAATCCAGTTGGTGAAAAATTGGGCTTGGTTTCCAAAACCTTTTCGGGAAAAACCACATTCAAAATTTTTAATTCGGAAGGCCGGCTTTTAAGCATCCAAGACTTATTGTTTGAAGAACAAGTCTCTTTAGATGTTTCGAACCTTTCAAATGGCATGTATTTCTTGAATCTCTCGGATGAAAATGGCAATGTGGCAGTAAAGAAATTTATCAAAGAGTAA
- a CDS encoding DUF6973 domain-containing protein, giving the protein MNAQTHKRTSLGSKRAKRIKKLLTFSLSLVCLMVILFSCSQDDTLNQGTETSTEVQDIIPRKMPFDKAPHYAQVKKLLNQMTKNLNDNTVKKRGGEGTETFDILTDEVVYMEYDDTHTYTFKVRRSNPEYYIENVVLHYNPETDEYDEYLMQYPVNEQEFLEIANGNFAAGELPVIAQKFENGTFTGLLSRMSCVTTCTTVAVNCTANGNHAPGEDCSGTPDQLPYTYVSCSTRCFMDFSIGDGGTGGGGDGGGGNGGGGGGGNTNTVPFPMEPCNTGGGGSGGTGPGTGIEDGDGMCVVPWVAAMNAQLNLTQTELRVLEDYPELLDLFGQYFAQMGNDADYGLIRSLINYMIVKNDYEGVAFVSDLINLLIDLGYTTPNFTASDYPGLTDGFPFDWWSDYNFLNNNFSLDTFDPYKRLTEEEKRLVKIFPTLAYFMSKNKDTAENETILRFGKNGLNDKSDAFRHAYFNALNTRSAKVAVVGNGAAVVRMFGEAHESEVPAQLQLEKEMDLHNNEVGIQYCTVCSPLGTTNQSISDGIMQLVVNGTLKYLDPLNFIFSPPFDANNDGIQDCPTCLNGIIPTTIIKNTNQ; this is encoded by the coding sequence ATGAACGCACAAACGCACAAACGCACTTCCTTAGGGTCTAAAAGAGCAAAACGGATCAAAAAGCTATTAACTTTTTCCCTTTCCTTGGTTTGCTTGATGGTGATTCTATTTTCGTGCTCTCAAGACGACACACTTAACCAAGGAACAGAAACTTCAACTGAAGTGCAGGATATCATTCCGCGAAAGATGCCCTTTGATAAAGCTCCACATTATGCTCAGGTAAAAAAGCTTCTTAATCAAATGACGAAAAACTTAAATGATAACACCGTCAAAAAGAGAGGGGGAGAAGGAACCGAAACGTTTGATATATTAACGGACGAAGTCGTCTATATGGAATATGACGATACACATACCTATACCTTTAAAGTAAGAAGAAGCAATCCGGAATATTATATTGAAAATGTCGTACTGCATTACAATCCCGAAACGGATGAATATGATGAGTATCTAATGCAATACCCGGTAAATGAGCAGGAATTCTTGGAAATCGCAAATGGCAATTTCGCAGCGGGCGAGTTGCCCGTAATTGCCCAAAAATTTGAAAATGGAACTTTCACAGGTTTATTGAGCAGAATGTCCTGTGTTACCACTTGTACAACCGTGGCAGTAAATTGTACAGCGAATGGTAACCATGCTCCGGGAGAGGACTGTAGTGGCACTCCCGATCAACTACCATACACTTATGTTTCCTGTAGCACCCGCTGTTTTATGGATTTCTCCATAGGAGATGGGGGCACCGGAGGAGGCGGAGATGGCGGTGGCGGAAATGGCGGTGGTGGTGGCGGTGGAAACACCAATACGGTCCCATTTCCTATGGAGCCCTGTAATACAGGAGGTGGTGGCTCAGGAGGCACAGGTCCTGGAACGGGAATTGAAGATGGTGATGGTATGTGCGTGGTACCGTGGGTGGCTGCCATGAATGCCCAACTGAACCTGACCCAAACAGAATTAAGGGTATTGGAGGATTACCCTGAACTTCTCGATCTGTTTGGGCAGTATTTTGCCCAGATGGGCAATGACGCCGATTATGGGTTGATTCGGTCGTTGATCAATTATATGATTGTAAAAAACGATTATGAGGGAGTTGCGTTTGTCTCCGATTTAATAAACCTATTAATTGACCTGGGTTATACCACCCCAAACTTTACAGCCTCTGATTATCCTGGGCTGACAGATGGTTTTCCTTTTGATTGGTGGAGTGATTACAATTTTTTAAACAATAATTTCTCCCTTGATACTTTTGATCCTTATAAAAGATTGACCGAGGAAGAAAAAAGACTCGTGAAGATATTTCCTACGCTGGCATATTTTATGAGCAAAAATAAAGATACTGCTGAAAATGAAACCATTTTAAGATTTGGTAAAAACGGATTGAACGATAAGTCAGATGCCTTTAGACATGCATATTTCAATGCCCTAAATACCCGTTCTGCCAAAGTAGCGGTTGTAGGCAACGGAGCAGCTGTTGTTAGGATGTTTGGAGAAGCTCATGAGTCTGAAGTTCCCGCTCAGCTACAATTGGAGAAAGAAATGGACTTGCATAATAATGAAGTGGGAATTCAATATTGTACTGTATGTTCTCCATTGGGAACTACAAATCAATCAATTTCTGATGGGATAATGCAACTGGTTGTAAATGGTACTCTTAAATATTTAGACCCCTTGAATTTCATTTTTTCCCCACCTTTTGATGCGAATAATGACGGGATACAAGATTGTCCAACTTGTTTAAATGGAATTATACCGACAACCATAATCAAAAATACAAATCAATAG
- a CDS encoding DUF6973 domain-containing protein: MGLDNGNGVVPWVAAMNAQLNLTQAELGILEDYPELMDLFGQYFAASGNDADYGLIRSLINSVAINNSYQAVEFVFDLINFLIDTNYIVPEYTDINFPGKTDGMPFNWWNNSVWINNNIRINGLKPEEKPNAQEFILFALFPREAVFHIKNSMNALNTAQQLILDGTFTRIHNGKADAFRHTFWNALDASDFGVPITLLFTTAHETGAIVPNHPLEMEMDLHNNSIGAGIGAIYNTLTPSTIIKSVVINAMQNTSQILYLDPLANHDGENILPNSTLKSTNQ, from the coding sequence ATGGGTCTGGATAACGGCAACGGCGTGGTGCCCTGGGTGGCAGCCATGAATGCCCAACTGAACCTGACCCAGGCAGAACTGGGGATATTGGAGGATTATCCTGAGCTTATGGATCTGTTCGGTCAATATTTTGCCGCGAGTGGCAATGATGCCGATTATGGGTTGATACGGTCTTTAATTAATTCCGTCGCAATTAATAATAGTTATCAAGCAGTAGAATTTGTATTTGACTTAATTAATTTCTTGATTGACACTAATTACATTGTTCCGGAATATACAGATATAAATTTTCCCGGAAAGACTGATGGAATGCCTTTTAATTGGTGGAATAATTCTGTTTGGATAAATAATAATATAAGAATTAATGGTTTAAAGCCAGAAGAAAAACCAAATGCCCAAGAATTTATTTTATTTGCTCTATTCCCACGTGAGGCTGTTTTTCATATAAAAAATTCTATGAATGCCTTAAACACTGCGCAACAACTTATTTTGGATGGGACTTTCACACGAATCCACAATGGCAAAGCAGACGCATTCAGACATACATTTTGGAATGCGTTAGATGCTTCAGATTTTGGGGTGCCTATCACATTGCTGTTTACAACCGCGCATGAAACTGGAGCTATTGTTCCGAACCATCCATTAGAGATGGAAATGGATTTACATAACAACTCTATTGGTGCTGGAATTGGCGCAATATATAATACTCTAACTCCAAGCACAATTATAAAATCCGTAGTTATTAATGCGATGCAAAATACATCTCAAATTTTGTATCTGGATCCATTGGCAAATCATGATGGGGAAAACATTTTACCTAATTCTACTCTAAAATCAACAAATCAATAA
- a CDS encoding T9SS type A sorting domain-containing protein codes for MFLTVYSEDCSLGVSSFEDRGFYIQPNPVGEKLGLVSKTLSGKTTFKIFNSEGGLLSIQDLLFEEQASLDVSNLSSGIYILHLTDEYGNRATKKFVKK; via the coding sequence TTGTTCTTAACTGTATATTCTGAAGATTGCTCCCTAGGGGTCTCCTCATTTGAAGATCGGGGATTTTATATTCAGCCGAATCCAGTTGGTGAAAAGTTGGGCTTGGTTTCCAAAACCTTGTCGGGAAAGACCACATTCAAAATTTTTAATTCGGAAGGCGGGCTTTTAAGCATCCAAGACTTATTGTTTGAAGAACAAGCCTCTTTAGATGTTTCGAATCTTTCAAGCGGTATTTACATCCTGCATCTCACGGATGAATACGGAAATAGGGCAACAAAAAAGTTCGTTAAAAAGTAA
- the tsf gene encoding translation elongation factor Ts, which produces MAKITAAEVNKLRQATGAGMMDCKKALVEADGNMEEAINILRKKGQKVADQRADRDSSEGVATAKINSDHTKGVIISLNCETDFVAKNDSFVDMANKMAEIALNTSSKEELWASEYDGMTVAEKLTEQTGVIGEKIEIGGFEILEAPFVGSYVHVNKIAALTGLSKKVDNAEELAKDVSMQVASMGATTLSYKDFDPEYIASETEARIAVIEKDNIELGRLGKTKKNVPKYISRAQLTPEVLAQAEEDAKAELKAEGKPEQIWDKILPGKLERFISDNTTLDHEKALLDQNFIKDEKKSVADYVKSFGDVEVVGFKRVSLA; this is translated from the coding sequence ATGGCAAAAATAACAGCCGCAGAAGTTAACAAACTAAGACAGGCCACAGGCGCAGGAATGATGGACTGTAAAAAGGCATTAGTTGAGGCAGACGGGAATATGGAAGAAGCAATTAACATCCTTAGAAAAAAAGGACAGAAAGTTGCTGACCAAAGAGCAGACCGCGATTCAAGTGAAGGCGTTGCAACTGCAAAAATAAACAGTGATCACACAAAAGGAGTTATCATTTCCTTAAACTGTGAAACCGACTTCGTTGCCAAAAACGATTCATTTGTGGATATGGCAAACAAAATGGCCGAAATCGCTTTGAATACATCTTCAAAGGAAGAGCTTTGGGCTTCAGAATACGACGGAATGACCGTTGCAGAGAAATTGACTGAGCAGACCGGTGTTATCGGTGAGAAAATAGAGATTGGTGGTTTCGAAATTTTGGAAGCACCGTTTGTAGGTTCCTACGTTCACGTTAACAAAATTGCTGCCTTGACCGGTCTTTCAAAAAAAGTGGACAATGCTGAGGAATTGGCAAAAGACGTTTCTATGCAGGTTGCCTCAATGGGTGCAACTACCCTTTCTTACAAAGATTTTGATCCAGAATATATTGCTTCAGAAACCGAAGCAAGAATCGCTGTTATTGAAAAAGATAATATCGAATTGGGTCGTTTGGGAAAAACCAAAAAAAATGTACCTAAATACATTTCAAGAGCACAATTGACTCCAGAAGTTTTGGCACAAGCGGAAGAAGATGCAAAAGCTGAATTAAAAGCCGAAGGCAAACCAGAGCAAATCTGGGATAAAATTCTTCCTGGAAAATTAGAACGTTTTATCAGTGACAACACTACCTTGGATCACGAAAAAGCATTGCTTGACCAAAATTTCATTAAAGATGAAAAGAAAAGCGTTGCCGATTATGTAAAATCTTTTGGTGACGTTGAGGTTGTAGGTTTTAAAAGAGTTTCTTTGGCTTAG